One Ilumatobacter coccineus YM16-304 genomic window, TTCGGCGAACCGATCGAGCTCGACACTGGCACCCGTGTCGTGCGCATCACCAACCCGCACAAACCGATGTTTCCGTCGGTCGGACCCGCAAAAGAGGAGCGGACGAAGATCGACCTGGCCCGCTATTACCTGGCCGTCGGCGAGCCCATCATGCGCACACTGCGCGACCGACCGGTCCTGCTCGAGCGCTACCCCAACGGCGTGCGCGGCACGTCGTTCTTCCAGAAGCGAATTCCCGCGTCGGCACCCGACTGGCTCGCGACCACGACGGTCGAGACCATCAACGGCACCCCGTCGCGTGCGTTGGTGATCCCCGACCTCGCACACGTGCTGTGGGCCGCGAACCAGGGCGTGCTCGGGCTCCACGTGTGGCCGTTCCGTGCGTCGACGCCCGACGACGCCGACGAGATGCGCATCGACCTCGACCCCTCCCCCGGGGTCACGTTCGACATGACACGCGAGGCTGCCGCGCACACACGCGATCTGCTGGCCGAACTCGGCATGCTCGGCTTTCCCAAGACCACCGGGTCGAAGGGCATCCACATCTACGTTCGCGTCGAGCCGGGATGGGATTCGTTCGCGGTGCGCGGCGCGGTGGTGGCGCTCGCTCGCATCCTCGCCGAGCGACACCCCGACCTCATCACCGACAAGTGGTGGAAGGAAGAGCGCGGCGAGCGGGTGTTCGTCGACTTCAACCAGAATGCGCCGCACAAGAACATGTTCGGGGCCTGGGGCGTGCGCCCACGTGTCGGCGCGCAGGTGTCGACACCGTTCCGCTGGGACGAACTCGACTCGATCGACCCGGAGCAGTGCACGATCGACACCGTTCCCGACCGACTCGCCGAGCAGGGCGATCCGTGGGAGTTGATGGACGAGGCTCCCTGTTCGATCGTTCCACTGGTGGAGCGGTTCGCCGACGATCTCGCCGACGGTGTGCCCGATGCGCCGTGGCCGCCGGTGTATCCGAAGATGCCCAACGAAGCACCTCGTGTCCAACCCAGTCGAGCCCGCAAGCCCGACGACGAGCACTGAGCCTCGCTCGGTCGGAGCCTCGGCGCCGTCAGTCGGCCAGCGCGCCGGTCGTCGGCCGGCGGCTGACGAGCATCAGCGAACGCCGTGCTGTGATCGATGGACGGCGCCGTGCAAGGCTGCAGTCATGACCGATGCGTTCGGAACGATGGAAGACGGCGACTCGCGATACGAGTGGTTCGCTCACCTGGTCCGACAGCGACGAACGTCGATGTTCGTCGACCCCGACCGTGAGGTCGATCCGGCGATGGTCCAGGAGTTGTGCGGGCTCGCCACGTGGGCCCCCAACCACAAGAAGACCTGGCCGTGGCGCTTCGCCTACTTCACCGGAGACGGCCGAGCACGCCTCGGCGAGACGATGGTCGCCGACATGATCGAGGCTGACTTCGGTGACGAGGTCAAGCGGGAGAAGACCCGCACGAAGTACCTGCGCACGCCGGGCATTCTCGTCGTCGGTTGCGAGCCCCACGAGAACGACACACTCCATCACGAGAACCGCGACGCCGTCGCCGCCGGCATCCAGAACCTGCTGCTGGGTGCCACGGCGCTCGGCCTCGCGAGCTTCTGGTCGACACCGGCGCTGCTCCAGCCGCCACGAGTCCTCGATCTCTGCGGGTTCGGCGCCGACGACCGTGTCATCGGCGTCATCTACCTGGGCTGGGAAGACCGGCCGTGCCCGCCACCCGAGCGGCCGCCACTCCCCATCACCCTCGTCACCCACTGAACCTCGGTGCGTCTCACCTGGTTATTTCCATCCCGGATGGAAATAACCAGGTGGCGCGCGAGACTCTGGGCATGGCAACCGTGGTGCTCTCCGTTCTCGGCGATGATCGACCCGGGCTCGTCGATGCCGTCGCCCAGGTGGTCGCCGATCACGGCGGGAGCTGGGATCGCAGCCACATGTCGCGTCTCGCCGGAAAGTTCGCCGGCATCGTGGTCGTCACGATCGCCGACGACGACGCGCAGGCACTGATCGACGGCCTCGGCCCGATCCGGGCCGATGGGCTCCTCGAGGTCACGGCGTCGATCGCCACCGACCCCGATGCCGACTCCGACCCCACCCCAGGGGCCGTCGAGCCGATCGAGCTGCAACTCGTCGGCGCCGACCGTCCGGGCATCGTCCGTGAGATCGCCTCGGTGCTGGCGGCGAACGACGTGAGCATCATCGAACTCGTCACGGCCACCACGAGCGCACCGATGGCAGGTGAGCCGCTGTTCGAAGCATCGCTCTCGCTCAACGTGCCGCCCTCACTCGACCTCGATCGACTCCGCGCAGCGCTCGAAGACCTCGCCAACGAGTTGATGGTCGACATCGACCTCGACACGGCTCGCTAGCTCGGCGTCACCGATCCGGCCAGCACCGGTCGGAGCCACGCATCCGAGGCGACGCATCTCGGCGCGCCCGGCATCGTCGTCTGAACTCCGGTCGCCCGGAGCGGCAATACTGGCGCTGTGCCAGCGAACGCCGACGCCACTCAGACCATCGTCACGCTCGACCTCGAAGGGGTGTTGATTCCCGAAGTGTGGGTCGCCGTGGCCGAACGAACCGGCATCGACGGTCTGCTGCGCACGACGCGCGACGAGCCCGACTACGACGTGTTGATGCGGTACCGCCTCGATCTTCTCGCCGAACACGGCCTGACGATGTCGCTGATCGAAGAGGTCATCTCCGGGCTCGCTCCCCTCGACGGCGCCAAGGACTTCCTCGACGAACTCCGATCGCACACACAGGTGATCATCCTGTCCGACACGTTCGAGCAGTTCGCCAGGCCGTTCATGCGGCAACTCGGCTGGCCGACCGTGTTCTGCCATCGCCTCCTCGTCGACGACGATCGCATCGTCGACTACCGCCTTCGCCAGCACGACCAGAAGCGCAAGTCGGTGCAGGCCTTCCATCAGCTCAACTACCGGGTGTTCGCGGCCGGCGATTCGTACAACGACACGACGATGTTGGCCGAAGCCGACACCGGGTTCCTGTTCCGCTCGCCCGACAACGTCATCGCCGAGTTCCCACAGTTCCGGGCGATGACCGAGTTCAGCGACCTCCTCGACGCATTCCTCGCCGAACTCTGACCAACCTGGTTACGTTGCTCCCGGAGCGATGTAACCAACTTTGGTCGCTCGGTCCCGGGCTACCTGGGCTTTTCCGGTCGCGGACGGGCCCGACCCCTCGACGCGTTCGTCGCCGAACGCTGACGAACCTGATTACGTTGCTCCCGGAGCGATGTAACCAGGTTGTTGGTCGGGGGTGGGGTGGTCGTCGGTGTCCGTGGTGTCCGGCTCGTCGTGCGACGGCAGGCGACGCGCTCGGATCAGGCGGCGGATTCCTTCGTCGATCGCGAGGCCGACTCCGAGCAGGAGCAGGGCGACGATGCCGTCGAGCCACCAGTGGTGGCCGGTGGCCGACACGACGAAGATCGTGAGCGGCAGGTGCGCGGCGAACAACCACTTCCACCGCGAGGTCGAGGCGGCGACGATGCCGAGCCCCACCACGCCGGCCCAGGCGACGTGGATCGACGGCATCGCGACGAACTGGCCCGACACCCCGGTGCCGACCGGCCCGTAGACGTCCATGTCGTGGATGACGGTGACGTCGATGAACCCGAGGTCGGGCAGGTACCGGGGCGGAGCGACCCGCCAGAACCGGATCACCAGACACCCGGCGGTCACCAGCGCCAACGCGTTGCGCCAACGGTCGTAGTGATCGCGATGCCGCCAGAACATCCAGATGAGGAACGCGAAGATGCTCGGCACGTGCACGACGACGTAGTACGCCGACGAAAGCCACCCGAGCCAGTCGTTGTCGACCGCCCACCGATTGACCGTGAGCTCCGACGGCAGCCACATCGCCTCCTGCACGTCGACGATCGTGCGGGCACGCTCGATCGCCCCGTCGGTCTGCGCGAGCGGGAGTTTGCGAGCCGTCCGCCACAGACCGTAGAGCGCCGTGAGGATGCCGAACTCTCGCACGGCGGGCAGCGCGATCTCGATCGCCTTCGACGGACGCACCCGACGAAGCACCAGGTAGACGACAATGCACAGCACCGTGGTGACCCACGCCTGCTGCCAGGTGGGCCAGGCCATCTGGGCGATCACGGATCAGTGCTCCGCCGTGCGCGAACGCCCCGGCGACGACCGCTCGTCGCGCCCTGCCACCTCGGAGGTGGACGCGCGACGTCGTGCGCGAGTGTCGCCGAGACAGTCGCGCACGTCGATCACGGGGTGTACTGGCCGAAGACGCTCCGCAGCGAGTCGCTGATCTCGCCGAGCGTGCAGTCGGCACGCAGCGCGTCTTTGATGCTGTAGAGCAGGTTGTCGGTGCCTTCAGCGGAGGCCTTGACCTTCGCCAACGCCGACTCGACGCCCGCGGTGTCACGGTTCGCCTTGTAGCGCTTGAGGCGTTCGACCTGTCCGGGCTCCAGCGTCGGGTCGATCGGGAACACGTCGGGCTCGGGGTCGTCGTCGGTCGTGAACTTGTTGACGCCCACGATCACCCGGTCGACGTCGTCGACCGACTTCGTGTAGGCGTAGGCCGAGTCCATGATCTCGTCCATCTGGTAGCCGGCCTCGATCGCCGCGACCGCGCCACCCTTCTCGTCGATGGTCTCGATGTACTCCCAGGCGAGCCGCTCGACTTCGTCGGTGAGCGACTCGACGAGGTAGGAGCCGGCCATCGGGTCGGGGGTGTCGACGACGCCCGACTCGTAGCCGATGACCTGCTGCGTGCGCAGGGCCATGCGAGCTGCGTCTTCGGTGGGCAGGCTCAGCGCTTCGTCGAAGCCGTTGGTGTGCAGCGACTGCGTGCCACCCATGACCGCAGCCAACGCCTGGAGCGTGACGCGCATGATGTTGTTCTTCGGCTGCTGCGCCGTGAGTGTCGACCCACCGGTCTGCGTGTGGAAGCGCAGCATCTTCGACTTCGGGTTCTGAGCGTCGAAGCGCTCGGTCATGATCGTGTGCCACATGCGGCGGCTCGCACGGAACTTCGCGATCTCCTCGAAGAAGTTGTTGTGGCCGTTCCAGAAGAAACTGAGGCGCGGGGCGAAGTCGTCGACGTCGAGTCCGGCGTCGACCGCGGCCTGCACGTAGGCGATGGCGTTGGCGAGCGTGAAGGCGATCTCCTGCACGGCCGTGGAGCCGGCCTCACGGATGTGGTAGCCCGAGATCGAGATCGTGTTCCACGACGGGACGTGCTCGGCGCAGTATCCGAAGATGTCGGTGATGATGCGCATCGACGGCCGCGGCGGGAAGATGTAGGTGCCGCGAGCGATGTACTCCTTGAGCAGGTCGTTCTGGATCGTGCCGCTGATCTGATCGCTCGACACGCCGTTCTCCTCGGCGACGAGCTCGTACATCAGCAGCAGGATCGCCGCCGTCGAGTTGATCGTCATCGACGTCGACACCTTGTCGAGCGGCAGATCGGCGAGGAGGAGACGCATGTCCTCCATCGAGTCGATGGCCACGCCGACCTTGCCGACCTCTCCCTCGGCTCGGCCGTGGTCGGAGTCGTAGCCCATCTGCGTCGGGAGGTCGAACGCGCAGCTCAGACCGGTCTGGCCGGCGTCGAGGAGGAACTTGAAGCGCTCGTTGGTGGCTTCGGCGTTGCCGAACCCCGAGTACTGACGCATCGTCCAGAGGCGCCCCGTGTACATCGACGAGTAGACGCCTCGCGTGTAGGGCTCCTCACCCGGTGCACCGAGCTTCTCGGTCGGATCCCAACCGGCGAGATCGTCGTGGTCGTACAGCTTCTTGATGGGGATACCGGAGTCGGTCTGCGGGAGGTCGGCCATGGCCCCGATCGTATTCCGGCCGACCCCGACCGACCTGATCCGCGACCAATCCCTCCGCGCATCATGTCTCGCGGTCATCGGGTGTCTGACACCGTTTGACGGGCGGCGTTGCGGTCACCGGGTGTCTGACACCGTTTGACGTGCGCAGTTGCAGCGGTGTTCAGCGGGCGGCGACGATCGCCACTTCCATCCGCCACTGGGGCTGCGCCAGCTCGGGCACGGTCACGAGCGTCGATGCGGCGCGATGCTCTCCGAGGAACGCGTCACGCGCGGCCATCACGGGGGCCAACGGCTCGCCGGCGACGACGTAGGTCGTGACCGACACGATGTCGTCGGCTCCCATCTCGGCATCGACGAGCATGGCGGCGATGTTCCGCCACACCACCACCGCCTGCTCCCCCACCTCGTCCGGTGTCGTCCCGTCGGGTGCGGTCGGCACCACCCCCGACGTGTGCAGCCAGCGTTCGGGTGCCACGGTGAGCACGGCGTGTGCGTAGTTCGCCGCCGGGGCGGCGATCGACGAGGGATTGATCTGACGGTTCACGCTCGACATCTTGGCGGATCACGGCCGCTCGCGGTGCGCTCGTCGCCTCCGACCGGTCAGCCCGGGATCACGTCGAACATCGAGACCGAGGCCATGTTGCCGCGGTAGTCGCGGAGGACGAGTTCGGCGAATCGACGCACCGCGATCGGTCGTCGTCGGGCAAGATGGCCCGGTGCAGGCCGCTCCGACACCTCAGGGTCCGATCAGTCGCTGGCTGAGCACGGCGCAACCCGAAGCGTTGTTCGTCCTGTCGGCCGTGGCGCAGTACGTCGGTGCTGCGCTGGCCGTGGTGTTGTTCGACGAAGTCGAACCGCAGACGGTCGCCTGGTTCCGCATCATCGGCGCGGCCGCCGCCCTGCTCCTGGTGTCACGCGGCTGGTGGCGAGGCTGGACCCGGCGCCAACTCGTCGGCGTGGCGGTGTTCGGTCTCGCGACGTCGTTGATGAACATCTTCTTCTACCTGGCGATCAACCGCATCGACCTCGGCAAGGGCGTCACCATCGAGTTCATCGGCCCGATCGCTGTGGCCGCGGCAACGACGAGATCCGGTCGCAATGCGTTGGCGTTGGCGTTCGCGATCGCCGGTGTCGCCGTGCTCGGCGGGGTCGAACTCGCCGACAACGCCGTCGGGCTCGTCTACATCCTCATCGCATCGGCGCTCTGGGCGGCGTACATCGTCGTCGGGTCGCGCGTGGCCCAGGTCGACCGCGGTGTGGCCGGGCTCGGTCTCGGGCTGGCGATCGGATCGATCCTCACCGCGCCGATCGGTGCGCCGTGGAGCGGACCGGTCTGGGTGGCGCCATCGCTGCTGGCGATGTGTCTGCTCGTCGGCGTGTTCTCCAACGCGATCGGGTACGGCATCGACCAGTTCACGATGCGCCGCATCCCGATTCGACGCTTCTCCCTGCTCCTCGCGCTGCTCCCGGTCACCGCGTCACTCATCGGCTGGATCGCGCTCGATCAGCGGCCGACCACCATCGACCTGCTCGGTATCGCCCTGGTCCTGGTCGGCGTGACGGTGCAAGAGCGCGACCAGATCGAACGCGTCGAAGCCACCGTCCGCACCGATCCCGCCTGAGCTGCGCGGCCACGCCCTGAAGCGCGATCGACCGCCGCCGACCACCACCCGCCAAACACGACGCCGCCGTACACGATGTCGCCGAACACGATGCCGCCGAGGGCGATGGGGTGGTCGGGGCCGACTACCATCGAGACATGGCGAACACCTACGACGAAACGATGGCCGAACTCGAGAAGCAGGCGACTGCGGTCGAGCAGGACTTCGAAGCCGAGCGTCTCAAGCGCAAACAGCGCCTCGCCGCCGGACTCCGAACCATGGGTCGACTCCATCTCGCGGAGGGCGTCGCCGGACACGTGACCGTCCGCGACCCCGAGTTCCCCGACCGCTTCTGGGTCAACCCGTTCGGCCACAACTTCAAGTTGATGAAGGTCAGCGACCTGATCTGCGTCGACCATGCCGGTGACGTCGTCGTCGGTGACCGGCCGGTCAACGCCGCGGCGTTCGCGATCCACAGCCGCCTCCACGCCGCGCGCCCCGACGTGATGGCGGCGGCCCACTCACACTCGATGTACGGCCGCACGTTCTCCACCCTCGGCAAGCCGCTGAAGATGATCAGTCAGGACGCCACGATGTTCTACAACGACGTGGCGCTGTGCAACGACGGATCGGGTGCCGTGGTGCTCGACACCGCGGTCGGCGATCTCATGGCCAAGGCGCTCGGCGACAAGAAGGCGCTCATCCACCAGAACCACGGGCTCATCACCACGGGCGGCTCGGTCGACGCCGCCGTGTGGTGGTTCATCGCACTCGAGCGCCTGTGCCAGAGCCAGCTCCTCGCCGAGTCGGCCGGTGACCCGATCGAGATTCCCGAGGCGTACTGCGAAGACGGGTACAAAGCGCAGGGCCACGACCTCGCCGGCTGGTTCCAGTTCCAACCGTTCTGGGACGAACTCGTCGCTCGCGAGCCCGAGTTCCTCGACTGACGATCCTCGACTGCCGCGGCCGGCTCAGCCGGCGATGGTGGTGCGATGCAGCAGACGGTCGTGCCCGTCGTACCCGCCGGTTGCTCGGTGCAGCACCGAGCGGTTGTCCCACATGACGAGCATGTTCTCGCTCCACACGTGGCGGTACTGGAACTCTTCGCGCGTCTGCCAGTGGTAGAGGTCGAACAACAACTCGCGGCCCTCGTCGTCTGACATGCCCTCGACGCCGATGATGTAGCCGATGCAGCCGAAGATCCCGAGGCGCCCGGTCTCGGGATGCTCACGGATGATCGAGTGCGTCTGGGTCGCCATCGCCGTGTCGGACGGCCTGATCGCCATCGACCGGTCGGTCTTCTGGTCGTCGTCGCCGTACGTACCGCTGGGCGCGTACCCGCCGCGTGCGGAGTGCACGGCCAGGCGGCCCTCGAGACGAGCGCGCAGGTCGGCGGGCATGGCGTCGAGTGCGGCGTGCTGGTCGGCGTACAGCGTGTCACCCCCGGTGGGCGGGATGGTGATGCCGAGCAGGCAGGTTCCCGATGGTGGCGTCGCCTGGAACGACCAGTCGGTGTGCCAGTTCTCGGCGAACAGCGGAGCGGTCTCGGTGGCGCTGCGTGCGACCGCGATGATGTGCTCCCGGCCGTCGATCGGGGCGATGAACGGGTCGTCGCCGAACCCACCGAACGACTGGGTGAAGCGTTCGAGGTCGTCGTCACTCATCGCCTGGTCGGGGAAGGCGAGCACATGGTGCTCGAGCCACGCTGCCCTGATCTCGGCAACGGTGGCCGGATCGAGCGGCGCCGTGAGGTCGACCCCGGTGACGGTTGCCCCACACGACTGCCCCGACGCTTCGACATCCATTCCCATGACTCCACCGTAGGCGACTCGCCGCGATGGCCGACGAGGCCGGATCGAACCGACGATTCGACCGACGTCAGTGCCCCGCTCGAAGTCGGTCCGTCCAGCGTTCGTCGTGGGGGTTCAGAGTCCCAGGTCGGGCAGGGAGATCTTCGGCAGGGTGATCTCGGGCAGCGTGATCACGGGCAGGGTCACGTCTGGCAGCGTCACGTCTGGGAGCGTGATCTCCGGCAACGTCACGATGTCGGGCAACGTGATCTCCGGCAACGTGATGATGTCGGGCAACGTGATCTCCGGCAGCGTGATGATGTCGGGCAACGTGATCTCCGGCAAGGTGATGATGTCGGGCAACGTGATCTCCGGCAGCGTGATCTCGGGGAGCGTGATCTCGGGCAGCGTGATGCCCGGTGTGGTCGTCCCTGGGGCCGGAGCGACCGACGTGGTGGTCGTCGAACTCGATCCCGCCACCGTCGTGGTCGTCTGCGTACCGACCGCGGACGTGGTCGTCGTCTGCTGCGTACCGACCGTGGTGACCGGTCCGCTCGTGCTCGGTGGCGTCGAGTCCGGCGACGACGGGTCGGTGGTGGTCGGCCCGCGGCGCACCGTGGTGACCGGGTCGGGAAGCGTCGTGTCACCCGCCGGGCTGCCGGGGTCGTCGGATGTCGGCGGCTCGGAGTCGGTCTCCGAGGCCGCTGGCTCCACCAGAGTCGCACCCGGAGCAGGCGACGGCGAACCGGTGGGCGAGCCACCCGGCGACGCGACGCCGTTGGCGCCGCGAACGTTCGATCGCTCGTCGACGTCGACCTCGGTGGTGGTGATCTCACCGTCGTCGACGAAGACGGTCTCGGTCGGCTGCGTTGCGTTCGCCACCACGCCGGCGGCGCCTGCCGTGGTGCCGACGGCGACGACGGCGAGGGCCGGCCCGATCGCAGCACCGACCTGTGTCACGATCGCCTGAGGCAGGAGGGCTGCCTGCGAGAGCCACCGCGACGGACGCGTGAGGCGACTGGTAGCGCCGAGCGACGCATTGAGGAACGCGCGCACCACGTCGGGGTCGAACTGGGTGCCGGCATGCTTCGACAGTTCGGCCCGAGCAGCTTCGCTGGTCATCGGGTCCTTGTACGAGCGAGTCGACGTCATGACGTCGTAGGCGTCGGCGACCGAGACGATCCGTGACGCCATCGCGATCCGCGTGCCGCTGAGACCGTTCGGGTAGCCACCTCCGTCGAAGCGCTCGTGGTGTTCCCAGACCGCCCGAACCGATTCTCCGATCCATCGTGCGAGGGGTTGCACGTACGCCTTGCCGGCGAGCGGGTGCGACTTGATGATCTCGAACTCGTCGTCGGTCAGACGGTCGGGCTTGTTGAGGATGGAGCCGGGCACGTCGATCTTGCCGATGTCGTGCAGCAGCGCCGCCCACCGCAGACGATCGAGGTCACGGCCGGTGATGCCCATCTCGACGCCGATCATGTGGGCGTAGCCACGGACCCGTTCGGAGTGACCCCGAGTCATGCGGTCGTGACGGCTCAACAGGCCGACGAGTTCGAGCAGGCGTCGTGCCGCGTCGCCTGGCAACTCACCATCGGGACTGACCCGATGCTCCTCGATGCGCTTCTTCAGTTGGCTGGTGGTGCCGATCTTCATCGCCAGACCGAGCCGCGACGGGACCTGGTCGGGGAAGGCGAGACCGAGCTTGAACAGCGTCGCCAGTGGGACGACGCGGCGAGCGATGCGCTCGGCAGCGACCATGGCGGTGAGGGAGGCGAGCGCAACGATCGCCCAGCGGACGATGCCCCACAGCGTCGACGGTGGCGACGGCAACAGCCCCGTCACCACGTAGCCGGTCGCCAACGAGATCGCGATCGGCGTGACGAACGCTGCACCCCGGATCATGCGAGCAAGACCAGGACGCTCTTGCCAGCCCTGGTCCTCCGGCG contains:
- the ligD gene encoding non-homologous end-joining DNA ligase, with the translated sequence MAAKDEFGEPIELDTGTRVVRITNPHKPMFPSVGPAKEERTKIDLARYYLAVGEPIMRTLRDRPVLLERYPNGVRGTSFFQKRIPASAPDWLATTTVETINGTPSRALVIPDLAHVLWAANQGVLGLHVWPFRASTPDDADEMRIDLDPSPGVTFDMTREAAAHTRDLLAELGMLGFPKTTGSKGIHIYVRVEPGWDSFAVRGAVVALARILAERHPDLITDKWWKEERGERVFVDFNQNAPHKNMFGAWGVRPRVGAQVSTPFRWDELDSIDPEQCTIDTVPDRLAEQGDPWELMDEAPCSIVPLVERFADDLADGVPDAPWPPVYPKMPNEAPRVQPSRARKPDDEH
- a CDS encoding nitroreductase family protein translates to MTDAFGTMEDGDSRYEWFAHLVRQRRTSMFVDPDREVDPAMVQELCGLATWAPNHKKTWPWRFAYFTGDGRARLGETMVADMIEADFGDEVKREKTRTKYLRTPGILVVGCEPHENDTLHHENRDAVAAGIQNLLLGATALGLASFWSTPALLQPPRVLDLCGFGADDRVIGVIYLGWEDRPCPPPERPPLPITLVTH
- a CDS encoding glycine cleavage system protein R, with protein sequence MATVVLSVLGDDRPGLVDAVAQVVADHGGSWDRSHMSRLAGKFAGIVVVTIADDDAQALIDGLGPIRADGLLEVTASIATDPDADSDPTPGAVEPIELQLVGADRPGIVREIASVLAANDVSIIELVTATTSAPMAGEPLFEASLSLNVPPSLDLDRLRAALEDLANELMVDIDLDTAR
- the thrH gene encoding bifunctional phosphoserine phosphatase/homoserine phosphotransferase ThrH gives rise to the protein MPANADATQTIVTLDLEGVLIPEVWVAVAERTGIDGLLRTTRDEPDYDVLMRYRLDLLAEHGLTMSLIEEVISGLAPLDGAKDFLDELRSHTQVIILSDTFEQFARPFMRQLGWPTVFCHRLLVDDDRIVDYRLRQHDQKRKSVQAFHQLNYRVFAAGDSYNDTTMLAEADTGFLFRSPDNVIAEFPQFRAMTEFSDLLDAFLAEL
- a CDS encoding phosphatase PAP2 family protein, producing the protein MIAQMAWPTWQQAWVTTVLCIVVYLVLRRVRPSKAIEIALPAVREFGILTALYGLWRTARKLPLAQTDGAIERARTIVDVQEAMWLPSELTVNRWAVDNDWLGWLSSAYYVVVHVPSIFAFLIWMFWRHRDHYDRWRNALALVTAGCLVIRFWRVAPPRYLPDLGFIDVTVIHDMDVYGPVGTGVSGQFVAMPSIHVAWAGVVGLGIVAASTSRWKWLFAAHLPLTIFVVSATGHHWWLDGIVALLLLGVGLAIDEGIRRLIRARRLPSHDEPDTTDTDDHPTPDQQPGYIAPGAT
- a CDS encoding acyl-CoA mutase large subunit family protein; the encoded protein is MADLPQTDSGIPIKKLYDHDDLAGWDPTEKLGAPGEEPYTRGVYSSMYTGRLWTMRQYSGFGNAEATNERFKFLLDAGQTGLSCAFDLPTQMGYDSDHGRAEGEVGKVGVAIDSMEDMRLLLADLPLDKVSTSMTINSTAAILLLMYELVAEENGVSSDQISGTIQNDLLKEYIARGTYIFPPRPSMRIITDIFGYCAEHVPSWNTISISGYHIREAGSTAVQEIAFTLANAIAYVQAAVDAGLDVDDFAPRLSFFWNGHNNFFEEIAKFRASRRMWHTIMTERFDAQNPKSKMLRFHTQTGGSTLTAQQPKNNIMRVTLQALAAVMGGTQSLHTNGFDEALSLPTEDAARMALRTQQVIGYESGVVDTPDPMAGSYLVESLTDEVERLAWEYIETIDEKGGAVAAIEAGYQMDEIMDSAYAYTKSVDDVDRVIVGVNKFTTDDDPEPDVFPIDPTLEPGQVERLKRYKANRDTAGVESALAKVKASAEGTDNLLYSIKDALRADCTLGEISDSLRSVFGQYTP
- a CDS encoding RidA family protein, with product MSSVNRQINPSSIAAPAANYAHAVLTVAPERWLHTSGVVPTAPDGTTPDEVGEQAVVVWRNIAAMLVDAEMGADDIVSVTTYVVAGEPLAPVMAARDAFLGEHRAASTLVTVPELAQPQWRMEVAIVAAR
- a CDS encoding EamA family transporter, whose amino-acid sequence is MQAAPTPQGPISRWLSTAQPEALFVLSAVAQYVGAALAVVLFDEVEPQTVAWFRIIGAAAALLLVSRGWWRGWTRRQLVGVAVFGLATSLMNIFFYLAINRIDLGKGVTIEFIGPIAVAAATTRSGRNALALAFAIAGVAVLGGVELADNAVGLVYILIASALWAAYIVVGSRVAQVDRGVAGLGLGLAIGSILTAPIGAPWSGPVWVAPSLLAMCLLVGVFSNAIGYGIDQFTMRRIPIRRFSLLLALLPVTASLIGWIALDQRPTTIDLLGIALVLVGVTVQERDQIERVEATVRTDPA
- a CDS encoding class II aldolase/adducin family protein, which produces MANTYDETMAELEKQATAVEQDFEAERLKRKQRLAAGLRTMGRLHLAEGVAGHVTVRDPEFPDRFWVNPFGHNFKLMKVSDLICVDHAGDVVVGDRPVNAAAFAIHSRLHAARPDVMAAAHSHSMYGRTFSTLGKPLKMISQDATMFYNDVALCNDGSGAVVLDTAVGDLMAKALGDKKALIHQNHGLITTGGSVDAAVWWFIALERLCQSQLLAESAGDPIEIPEAYCEDGYKAQGHDLAGWFQFQPFWDELVAREPEFLD
- a CDS encoding TauD/TfdA dioxygenase family protein — protein: MGMDVEASGQSCGATVTGVDLTAPLDPATVAEIRAAWLEHHVLAFPDQAMSDDDLERFTQSFGGFGDDPFIAPIDGREHIIAVARSATETAPLFAENWHTDWSFQATPPSGTCLLGITIPPTGGDTLYADQHAALDAMPADLRARLEGRLAVHSARGGYAPSGTYGDDDQKTDRSMAIRPSDTAMATQTHSIIREHPETGRLGIFGCIGYIIGVEGMSDDEGRELLFDLYHWQTREEFQYRHVWSENMLVMWDNRSVLHRATGGYDGHDRLLHRTTIAG
- a CDS encoding HD-GYP domain-containing protein; protein product: MKRKESPEDQGWQERPGLARMIRGAAFVTPIAISLATGYVVTGLLPSPPSTLWGIVRWAIVALASLTAMVAAERIARRVVPLATLFKLGLAFPDQVPSRLGLAMKIGTTSQLKKRIEEHRVSPDGELPGDAARRLLELVGLLSRHDRMTRGHSERVRGYAHMIGVEMGITGRDLDRLRWAALLHDIGKIDVPGSILNKPDRLTDDEFEIIKSHPLAGKAYVQPLARWIGESVRAVWEHHERFDGGGYPNGLSGTRIAMASRIVSVADAYDVMTSTRSYKDPMTSEAARAELSKHAGTQFDPDVVRAFLNASLGATSRLTRPSRWLSQAALLPQAIVTQVGAAIGPALAVVAVGTTAGAAGVVANATQPTETVFVDDGEITTTEVDVDERSNVRGANGVASPGGSPTGSPSPAPGATLVEPAASETDSEPPTSDDPGSPAGDTTLPDPVTTVRRGPTTTDPSSPDSTPPSTSGPVTTVGTQQTTTTSAVGTQTTTTVAGSSSTTTTSVAPAPGTTTPGITLPEITLPEITLPEITLPDIITLPEITLPDIITLPEITLPDIITLPEITLPDIVTLPEITLPDVTLPDVTLPVITLPEITLPKISLPDLGL